The Triticum dicoccoides isolate Atlit2015 ecotype Zavitan unplaced genomic scaffold, WEW_v2.0 scaffold40737, whole genome shotgun sequence genome contains the following window.
TTCACCTTGCTGATGATGCACACCAATATTACGGAGAACCTCTTTCAGAAGAGTAACTTGATTGTAATCTTGCGACACACAAATCCATGCGTGTATCTTAAAGCTTCCTTTTATTTTGTTGTCAttgtatatcttttgagctagtgtTGTCTTACCAACTCCCCCGGTTCCAACAATAGCAAGCTTGTAAGACTTATTTTCCTTGTGTGAATGAACTAAGTCCACCAACCTCCTGCTAGAACGTATGATCTCCTTTCCCACAAGGTTGGGCTCAACGAGGTTGGAACTTCTTATCAGTTTGGATGTTGGACCATTTCCAGCAGGTTGTGTACAATTGTTGAACGTTAAGAATATCTTGTCCTTTGAAATGTTTTCTATCTTTATGTTGAGGCTTCTAATCCGAACAGCAACATCATGACGTGACCAGATGTTACAAAAGCAAGAGGAAACTGAGAAGCCTGTACATGCAGCTGATTTGCTTGATGATGAAGAAGGATCATCAGGAAGTATCTTGCTTCCTTTACATCTAGCCACATCTAGGATTTCATCAACATCATATATAACATCTCTCAGTTGGCCAAGCCAATTGTTTACTGCTAGCTCTTTTGTCCTCCTTTTCTCAGCATCATATATGCAACATTTTATCAGTTCTACTCGTCGCAGGACTTCTCTGAGCTCTTCTTCCACCCCGAGGATTAGTATGGCCTCATCTGTAATGATATTCTGCAACTTACtggcacatgatccaagcaacgatTCAAGTATGGCTGCCATCAATCAGACAAACTCGGCAAGGGAGATCAACCCAAACCACCACGGTGACTTGTTCTGAGAATAGCAGAAATTGGAAGCTGAAAATGAATGCTTTCCAAAATTAGACAAGGCTCTACAGATACACTAGAAGCTACTTGGTTACCTTTTTTTTTTGCCTAATGAAAGCTATGTATGCAACATACATATAGATTCAGCACCTTGAGTAGTTCCATGTATCAAGGACTAAGTTCAAGTTTTTGTGCTCGCAAATTTACATGTGTTTCAGTTTTTCATACAAAAATATTTATTAGTTTGTCTTGCCTAATTAAGGGCGCCATCCAATGGCAGCTGCATAGCAGTCTGCAGTCTACATATCAATCGGAACCAAAGAAAATGTTGCGTCAAGTATaagcggagtaaaaaggaccggatgaAGTATATTTCTATCTGTTACAACACCTAGATTAATCATCCAGCagcttttttgcttttctgattcatCTGATGAATAGCCCCAGTGCTAGCCTAGAAATCttgataactactccctccgttcggaattacttgtcgcaaaaatggatgtatctagacgtcttttagttctagatacatccatttccgagacaagtaattccgaacggagggagtagtttattcgACTGGACTAATGAAAGTTAAGTTGATTGCAAGTCTTTACCTTACAAACCACTCTCTGGTCAAGGAAAACCCGTCAATAGTAAGAACCAATAGTGATCATAAATCTTGAAGAATCAGTTTGCTATGATGATCAGTCGATCTCATAGAAGATTACCGTTCAATCACCACCAGAAAACCATACTGCTTCTACACCTGCAGTATTATATATAGATAATACAAGATTATGTATCAATTAGTGAACAAGAAGGAGTGCCACCCACCGCAATACAGATCAAGAAGTTAAGGATACTGAGATCAAATATATACCTGAACACGGGCCGGTAAGTCCACAGGATCACTTCAATCAGTGGTGACCAGTGGACCAACGGGGAAGGAACGACGAACTTGAGAGGATCAAGACAAACTTTTCCTCTGTGtgtgaagaagaggaagaatagaGCGAACAATATCTTCGGGAAATCAGTGAAAAGCACACTCGAGGAGGCGAACTCAGCGGGGAATCACTTTGGTCTGAAGCAAGAATTAGTCGCATAAAGGCAGGCTTTGGTGCTGGCTGGAAGAGAATAGAGGTGAAGAAGGCTAATGATGCTTATCTTAATTTGTTTAACCCACTAATTATTCCATCCTTCCCACCCACCATTGCAGCAAAAGGCAAAAGCAAAAGCACTCAAGGTGGCTCACTTTTTCTTTCTTGATGATTCAGCCTGATGCCTTACCTAAGCCGGCAGCAGCATATATATACTGGAAAGCCAAGCCAACAGCAAAGCCCTCAGTTGGAATGAATTGTATACCCAAACAACACTAGCTACTTCCATTATTAATTCAATTGTCAGGATAttatttaaccaaacaacattagCTCATCATTTTCATCAACCAGCAATGAAAGCCAGTCTCAACACAACGGCACCAGGTCAACGAGAGATGTACTGCAGAATCTGCACCAGTAATAAAGATCCCCAAAAGAGAATTTTGCAATACAGCTTACAAACGACTATGTTGTATCCATCACAGTTGATCCAAGCAGTCAATGAGGTTCAACTTGGGGTTACTATAGAGGTAACTAGAGCACACTTGCCCAACAAAATTTCTTTCAAGATTAAATGCACTAGCTTTGCTAGTTATCGTC
Protein-coding sequences here:
- the LOC119346147 gene encoding putative disease resistance protein RGA4, which gives rise to MAAILESLLGSCASKLQNIITDEAILILGVEEELREVLRRVELIKCCIYDAEKRRTKELAVNNWLGQLRDVIYDVDEILDVARCKGSKILPDDPSSSSSKSAACTGFSVSSCFCNIWSRHDVAVRIRSLNIKIENISKDKIFLTFNNCTQPAGNGPTSKLIRSSNLVEPNLVGKEIIRSSRRLVDLVHSHKENKSYKLAIVGTGGVGKTTLAQKIYNDNKIKGSFKIHAWICVSQDYNQVTLLKEVLRNIGVHH